GTCGCGCAACAGTACTTTGAAATCCGCACGCTCGATCAGCGGATCGAGTTTCTGGAAAAAACCGTTGCCGGGCGCAAGCGTTCGCTCGACCTGGTGGAAGTCCGCCGCAACAGCGGGTTGGCCGACGACCTGGAGTTTTACCAGGCCAGTACGGAGTGGTCGATTGCGCGTTCGGAACTGGAAGGCTTCCGCCGCCGCCGGGCGTTGGCCCAGAATGCGCTGGCCATCCTGATGGGGACTTACCCCTCGGACTTTGCCCTGGCCCCCGATCCGGGCTGGGTGCCCTACCTGCCGCCCGCGCCCCCCGCCGTGGCCTCTACACTGCTGGAGCGTCGCCCGGACCTCGCGCAGGCCGAGAGTGTTGTCCGCGCCGCCAGCGAGCGTATCGGTGCCCGCGTGGCCGAGTATTTCCCGCGCATTCAGATCACCGGCGACGTGGGCTTTGCTGCCGCCGACGCCGGGAACTGGTTCACGCGCTCCAGCCTGTTTGGTTCGCTCGGACCGAGCGTGAGCATGCCGGTTTTCAACGCCGGTCGTATCTCCAGCCAGGTTGATGAAGCCCGCGCTGAGTACCGGGAACTGCTGGAGCTTTATCGGGGGCAGGTCTTGACTGCATTCAAGGAAGTTGAGGATGCGCTGGCCGCGCTGCGAACGCTCCACATCCAGATTGAGGCGCAGCAGGACGCCGCGAGCGCGGCCCGGTCCGCCGCCGAGGTCGCGCAGCAGCGGTACGAGACGGGGCTGGTCAACTACCTCGAAGTCGTCGATACCGAGCGCACCGCGCTCAATAACGCGCTCCTCCTGGCCGAGCTGGAAAACTCCCTCTATGCGCGGCAGCTCGACCTCATCCGTGCGTTGGGCGGGGGCTGGTCACCCGCCAGCCTGAGCTCGCTTCAGGGGGAGGACGCCATGCTGGACGCGTTGTCCAACTCCGCTCCGACACCGCCGTCGTCCTCGGAGCTGGATCAGGGCTGAGGTCAATAAAACCGGTCGGGAGTAAACCCCGGAATCGCGGCGATGCGGTTTCACCTGTGTGTTGTTTACAGTGCGGACGGCCGCGCCTGATAGTATTTCTCGAAATTGGCCGCGATGGAGATCGCCCCCATCCCCGCCATCCCCTGACCCACCGCCAGCAGGTAACGCCGCCCCATCCGGTTTGCAGCGAGAAAGTCCGCCACGCTCTTGTTCAGCACGTGTGCTACCGCGCAAATGCCGATCATCAGGGCCACGATGACCGCAGGGATGAGCCAGTCGATAGGGTGTATGTTCATTCAGAAACTGAGGGTGTGGGCGAGCGGAGAGTAGATCTTTATATCGGTGTGAAACTTTTAAATTTTGTTAAAATACAATGTTAATTCGTTAACGTAATGCGTCTGCTAAATACCGGGTATTATCATGCTGAAAAAAGAGTCTGGACGTCCTGATCTTGAGAAAAAACCATATAGAATGGCTTGTCGTTTTGGTTGTGTTAACCTGTGGCAAGGCTTGCCGAGCCTGAGGGACGTCGGCGGGTTTACGGATGTCTGGCTTGAGGTAAACACTTGGAATTACATACAGCGTTGTTAGGAAACATTAGATTCTGCTCGAATATTATGCATCAACCTGTTTGTCTCTCGGTTAGGCATGATCGGAACAAGGAAAGAGCTCGAAGCGGATATCCTGCGGCTGTTGCGTAAAACGAGTACGGTTACCACGCCGTTGCCGACCACGCGCGAACTGGGGGAGCGTTTCAACCTTTCCCATGTTACGGTGGCCCGCGTGATGAAGCGGATGGTCGAGGAGAAGCTTTTATGGCAGAGCAAGGGAGGCCGCTTTTACAGTCCGGAGGCCGAGGCGCTGCTTGCGCGTCCGCAGCCCGTGGGTTGTCTTATCCGGGGCATTAACGCCTGGGCTTCCTGGTATCCGCACCTGATGGGGGGCGTGAGCGAGACCTGTGAGGCGAGCGGGCGGGGAATGCTCATTCATCCGGTTAATGTATTGCTCAAGCAGGAGCGTCCGGATGCGCGGCCTGACTATGCCAGCCCCAAGGAACAGCAGGCAGCCCTGCAGACTTATATGCGGGTGCATGCCAGCGAATGCGCGATTACGATTTTGGACGATTTATGGGACGATGAGGTCCTGGCGCGCTACGCACGTGAAATGCCGTCCCCGCGCATGCTGTTGCGATCCTGCGCGGTGGAAGGCGTGGAGTCGGCTTATCCAGACTACGAACAGGGGGCGTTGCTTGCCGTTTCTCATTTTCTTTCCCGCGGTTATGAAAAGGTCATCGTCGCCCGACCCTTCCGCGGTTATGGAACGGTGGACCAGATCGTGGACGCATTTGAGAAGACCTCCAGCGTTCTCGGTGGTGGGGATACGGTCAAGGTGGTCGAACTCGACGGTAATCCGAAGAACCTGAGCTGGCTCAAGGCAATCGCTCGCTCGCATAAGCGGGTAGGGATCTTCTGCCCGGAAGACAATTTCGCGGTTGCGCTGCATGAGAACATTATCGCAGCCGGTTACCGGATACCGGAGGATGTTGGTATCCTGGCAGGGCTTGGGAGCGAAATGGTCTCGGATCGCGGTTTCAGTTCGCTATCGGTTAATTTCGAGCAGTTGGGAAGGCTGGCCGCCTCGGCGCATCCCGGGCAGTTGCACGATCGCTCGCATCTCAGGCTCGAGCTGGTTATCGGTTCAACGACTTGAGCGCGGGACCCGGTTGGCTGCCGGAGTGGCAGCCAACCGACGTAGTCCGTGACTCCCGTGGATGATAAAAGACTCAGGTGGAGGCATGAGCGGCCAGAACCGCGTGCCGTTTCCTGCTCAGGGGACGCGGACTCTTTTTCTGCCGGACGGGCAGGGGCTCCTCGAAAACCTGCGGAAAGAGGTTCGGAAGGTCTGCAATGCTACCGAT
The DNA window shown above is from Ruficoccus amylovorans and carries:
- a CDS encoding substrate-binding domain-containing protein; translation: MIGTRKELEADILRLLRKTSTVTTPLPTTRELGERFNLSHVTVARVMKRMVEEKLLWQSKGGRFYSPEAEALLARPQPVGCLIRGINAWASWYPHLMGGVSETCEASGRGMLIHPVNVLLKQERPDARPDYASPKEQQAALQTYMRVHASECAITILDDLWDDEVLARYAREMPSPRMLLRSCAVEGVESAYPDYEQGALLAVSHFLSRGYEKVIVARPFRGYGTVDQIVDAFEKTSSVLGGGDTVKVVELDGNPKNLSWLKAIARSHKRVGIFCPEDNFAVALHENIIAAGYRIPEDVGILAGLGSEMVSDRGFSSLSVNFEQLGRLAASAHPGQLHDRSHLRLELVIGSTT
- a CDS encoding efflux transporter outer membrane subunit; its protein translation is MRTTLPVLLALGVGGCMVGPDYERPDLETPAQLRYEDSAEGEMLTAQWWTAYDDPELTALIETATEANPDIGAALARVDRAAASVGVARSELFPQVDFFTEAMRQRSSGNQTRPYGDASTRNNFASALGLAWELDVWGRVRRLSASAMAEAQAQADAYGYAIVLVQTLVAQQYFEIRTLDQRIEFLEKTVAGRKRSLDLVEVRRNSGLADDLEFYQASTEWSIARSELEGFRRRRALAQNALAILMGTYPSDFALAPDPGWVPYLPPAPPAVASTLLERRPDLAQAESVVRAASERIGARVAEYFPRIQITGDVGFAAADAGNWFTRSSLFGSLGPSVSMPVFNAGRISSQVDEARAEYRELLELYRGQVLTAFKEVEDALAALRTLHIQIEAQQDAASAARSAAEVAQQRYETGLVNYLEVVDTERTALNNALLLAELENSLYARQLDLIRALGGGWSPASLSSLQGEDAMLDALSNSAPTPPSSSELDQG